One window from the genome of Clupea harengus chromosome 19, Ch_v2.0.2, whole genome shotgun sequence encodes:
- the mterf3 gene encoding transcription termination factor 3, mitochondrial isoform X2 yields the protein MFSTNMHVGQRCVRLLRGRIMSIITHPSTDCTAAPQQPLGGHTTTVKRMHSILAQHPVLHSGHISSQTTEGRLGVGGLRYCSVTQHRCQVKQSDCEEPEAKNVIIYEQAQAPSRKLPLTEMPAVIDLEDVPSLSALEEISDEEAIQILVPQALPPISFSLRDYVDQSETLTKLLQLGVDLWKLDQRRNVGSMLVRLDFQSDVAPRLLFLKDLGLQDGQLGSVITTNPFILTESLDKLKARVSYLKSKKFSTESIASMVCKAPYLLNFNVKRLDNRLGFYQDILGLNPGKTRDIITRLPRLLCRSLEPVKEILKFPQVLNSQFLRIKERHLFLKYLGRAQYDPAEPNYVSLERLVAVPNDVFCVSVALATEEDFERFQKTL from the exons ATGTTTTCCACCAATATGCACGTTGGTCAACGATGTGTCCGCCTGCTGCGTGGCAGGATAATGTCTATCATCACCCACCCTTCCACCGACTGTACAGCAGCCCCCCAGCAGCCTCTTGGCGGTCACACAACCACAGTGAAACGCATGCACAGCATTCTAGCACAGCACCCAGTCCTTCATAGTGGTCATATATCCTCACAGACCACAGAAGGAAGGTTAGGAGTTGGAGGCCTCCGTTATTGTTCTGTTACACAACACAGGTGTCAGGTCAAACAAAGTGACTGCGAAGAACCAGAGGCAAAGAATGTAATAATCTATGAGCAGGCGCAGGCGCCCAGCAGAAAACTCCCTTTGACTGAAATGCCAGCTGTGATTG ATTTGGAGGATGTCCCAAGCCTCTCAGCTCTTGAAGAAATCAGCGATGAGGAGGCAATTCAGATCCTGGTGCCTCAAGCCTTACCccccatctcattctctctcagagACTACGTTGACCAATCAGAAACACTCACCAAGCTACTGCAACTAG GTGTAGATCTATGGAAACTAGACCAGCGGCGGAATGTGGGTTCCATGCTGGTGAGGCTGGACTTCCAATCAGATGTGGCTCCTCGGCTGCTCTTCCTCAAGGATCTGGGGCTGCAGGATGGCCAGCTGGGGTCCGTGATCACGACCAATCCCTTCATCCTCACAGAGAGCCTGGACAAACTGAAGGCCAG GGTCTCTTATCTCAAGTCAAAGAAGTTCAGCACAGAGTCAATAGCCTCTATGGTTTGTAAAGCCCCATATTTGCTGAACTTTAATGTGAAGAGGCTGGACAATCGTCTGGGCTTCTACCAAGACATCTTGGGTCTCAACCCTGGAAAG ACACGGGACATCATCACTCGTCTCCCCAGACTCCTGTGTAGAAGTCTGGAGCCAGTAAAGGAGATCCTGAAG TTCCCACAG GTTCTGAATTCCCAGTTTTTGCGGATCAAAGAGAGACACCTGTTCCTGAAGTACCTGGGAAGAGCACAGTATGACCCAGCAGAACCAAACTATGTTTCCCTAGAGCGCCTTGTGGCAGTCCCAAATGATGTCTTCTGTGTCAGTGTGGCACTTGCCACAGAAGAAGATTTTGAACGCTTTCAAAAAACTTTGTAG
- the mterf3 gene encoding transcription termination factor 3, mitochondrial isoform X1, whose translation MFSTNMHVGQRCVRLLRGRIMSIITHPSTDCTAAPQQPLGGHTTTVKRMHSILAQHPVLHSGHISSQTTEGRLGVGGLRYCSVTQHRCQVKQSDCEEPEAKNVIIYEQAQAPSRKLPLTEMPAVIDLEDVPSLSALEEISDEEAIQILVPQALPPISFSLRDYVDQSETLTKLLQLGVDLWKLDQRRNVGSMLVRLDFQSDVAPRLLFLKDLGLQDGQLGSVITTNPFILTESLDKLKARVSYLKSKKFSTESIASMVCKAPYLLNFNVKRLDNRLGFYQDILGLNPGKTRDIITRLPRLLCRSLEPVKEILKVCELEFGFRTGEIQHMVTEVPKILTANKTKLSKIFDYLNTTMGIPHSLIAKFPQVLNSQFLRIKERHLFLKYLGRAQYDPAEPNYVSLERLVAVPNDVFCVSVALATEEDFERFQKTL comes from the exons ATGTTTTCCACCAATATGCACGTTGGTCAACGATGTGTCCGCCTGCTGCGTGGCAGGATAATGTCTATCATCACCCACCCTTCCACCGACTGTACAGCAGCCCCCCAGCAGCCTCTTGGCGGTCACACAACCACAGTGAAACGCATGCACAGCATTCTAGCACAGCACCCAGTCCTTCATAGTGGTCATATATCCTCACAGACCACAGAAGGAAGGTTAGGAGTTGGAGGCCTCCGTTATTGTTCTGTTACACAACACAGGTGTCAGGTCAAACAAAGTGACTGCGAAGAACCAGAGGCAAAGAATGTAATAATCTATGAGCAGGCGCAGGCGCCCAGCAGAAAACTCCCTTTGACTGAAATGCCAGCTGTGATTG ATTTGGAGGATGTCCCAAGCCTCTCAGCTCTTGAAGAAATCAGCGATGAGGAGGCAATTCAGATCCTGGTGCCTCAAGCCTTACCccccatctcattctctctcagagACTACGTTGACCAATCAGAAACACTCACCAAGCTACTGCAACTAG GTGTAGATCTATGGAAACTAGACCAGCGGCGGAATGTGGGTTCCATGCTGGTGAGGCTGGACTTCCAATCAGATGTGGCTCCTCGGCTGCTCTTCCTCAAGGATCTGGGGCTGCAGGATGGCCAGCTGGGGTCCGTGATCACGACCAATCCCTTCATCCTCACAGAGAGCCTGGACAAACTGAAGGCCAG GGTCTCTTATCTCAAGTCAAAGAAGTTCAGCACAGAGTCAATAGCCTCTATGGTTTGTAAAGCCCCATATTTGCTGAACTTTAATGTGAAGAGGCTGGACAATCGTCTGGGCTTCTACCAAGACATCTTGGGTCTCAACCCTGGAAAG ACACGGGACATCATCACTCGTCTCCCCAGACTCCTGTGTAGAAGTCTGGAGCCAGTAAAGGAGATCCTGAAG GTATGTGAACTGGAATTTGGCTTTCGTACAGGTGAAATACAACACATGGTCACTGAAGTACCAAAAATTTTGACAGCAAACAAGACAAAGCTGAGCAAGATATTTGATTACCTTAACACTACCATGGGCATTCCCCATTCTCTTATTGCCAAGTTCCCACAG GTTCTGAATTCCCAGTTTTTGCGGATCAAAGAGAGACACCTGTTCCTGAAGTACCTGGGAAGAGCACAGTATGACCCAGCAGAACCAAACTATGTTTCCCTAGAGCGCCTTGTGGCAGTCCCAAATGATGTCTTCTGTGTCAGTGTGGCACTTGCCACAGAAGAAGATTTTGAACGCTTTCAAAAAACTTTGTAG
- the LOC105905342 gene encoding cytochrome b-c1 complex subunit 7, with product MATRAPAATGRLLLGFRKWYYNACGFNKLGLMRDDTLHEDDDVKEALRRLPENVYNDRMFRIKRALDLSMKQQVLPKDHWTKYEEDKYYLEPYLKEVIRERKEVEEWAKK from the exons ATGGCGACCAGGGCACCAG CTGCTACCGGCAGGCTTCTGCTAGGGTTCCGTAAATGGTACTACAATGCTTGTGGTTTCAACAAGCTAG GTCTTATGCGAGATGACACCTTgcatgaagatgatgatgtaAAGGAAGCCCTCCGCAGGTTGCCGGAGAACGTGTACAATGACAGAATGTTCCGCATCAAGAGGGCCCTTGACCTTTCCATGAAACAGCAGGTTCTCCCCAAGGACCATTGGACTAAATACGAGGAG GACAAGTACTACTTGGAGCCCTACCTGAAAGAGGTGATCcgggagaggaaggaggtggaggaatgGGCGAAGAAGTAG